A section of the Drosophila sechellia strain sech25 chromosome 3L, ASM438219v1, whole genome shotgun sequence genome encodes:
- the LOC6605302 gene encoding mucin-22 isoform X10 produces MRLFLVAVLAAYLAYVAAQSQSDTVTAVATPVIKPQPCCESVRQTLIEIRKDIRLWLLDRLFGKLLLLHDGELLGNTNYVNCVNGKKQLPLLDGSSNTDQSASTNTITKIIDDGLSSQTTSSSAPVVEVTQESSSNGDGNSTQSSTTTTTTTTTSSDAGQSTTSSDPVVEVSQGTNGVNSSTQSSTTTKTSSDEGKTTTSSSPVVEVTQGSSSNGDGNSTQSSTTTTTTTTTSSDAGQSTTSSDPVVEVSQGTNGDNSSTQSSSSTTTTTSSDKGQTTTFSSPVVEVTQGSSSNGDGNSTQSSTTTTTTTTTSSDAGQSTTSSDPVVEVSQGTNGDNSSTQSSSSTTTTTSSDKGQTTTSSSPVVEVTQGSSSNGDGNSTQSSTTTTTTTTTSSDAGQSTTSSDPVVEVSQGTNGDNSSTQSSSSTTTTTSSDKGQTTTSSSPVVEVTQGSSSNGDGNSTQSSTTTTTTTTTSSDAGQSTTSSDPVVEVSQGTNGVNSSTQSSTTTTTSSDKGQTTTSSSPVVEVTKGSSSNGDGNSTQSSTTTTTTTTTSSDAGQSTTSSDPVVEVSQGTNGDNSSTQSSSSTTTTTSSDKGQTTTSSSPVVEVTQGSSSNGDGNSTQSSTTTTTTTTKSSDAGQSTTSSDPVVEVSQGTNGVNSPTQSSSSTTTTTSSDKGQTTTSSSPVVEVTQGSSSNGDGNSTQSSTTTTTTTTTSSDAGQSTTSSDPVVEVSQGTNGDNSSTQSSTTTTTSSDEGQTTTSSSPVVEVTQGSSSNGDGNSTQSSTTTTTTTTTSSDAGQSTTSSDPVVEVSQGTNGDNSSTQSSTTTTTSSDEGQTTTSSSPVVEVTQGSSSNGDGNSTQSWTTTTTTTTTSSDAGQSTTSSDPVVEVSQETNGDNSSTQSSTTTTTSSDEGQTTTSSSPVVEVTKGSSSNGDGNSTQSSTTTTTTTTTSSDAGQSTTSSDPVVEVSQGTNGDNSSTQSSSSTTTTTSSDKGQTTTSSSPVVEVTQGSSSNGDGNSTQSSTTTTTTTTTSSDAGQSTTSSDPVVEVSQGTNGVNSSTQSSSTTTTSSDEGQTTTSSSPVVEVTKGSSSNGDGNSTQSSTTTTTTTTTSSDAGQSTTSSDPVVEVSQGTNGDNSSTQSSTTTTTSSDEGQTTSSSAPVVEVTQGSSSNGDGNSTQSSTTTTTTTTTSSDAGQSTTSSDPVVEVSQGTNGDNSFNQSSSSTTTTKEISLKDNGSPKWNKTTKTYSSKTIRIPKSGRKLNSSSSETSTTVTSSSSSKPQTKYSWSSSSRKSYNGGKSKKYWTKRWTKKSRKINNGSFTIVAEESSDSLTDDGVAVTQGNDLRNEGNSGQSTVISSLPVVDTSADNQNSESSLTSSENTTKYSSKSSKVPKSNGGQSSISTSKTTKTVTTSTSSTPKVRSSSKKTSNSGKSVKTSSTTMTTTSSDQGQSSSGLSPVVKITQGIPQNDIESLNQVTTTTTSSENQVGVPSSPVLKVTKKTYVSKDGKTTRSSTTTTTTTTTKGSNQSGTLTLPAVDAIIVAKGLKSSTKTTTTSTKGTKLSDILTLPEVDASIAINGDESRSTSIKDTNILSKIDLSLPKLDASLNVGGGKSSSTSTTTTTTTSTKGSKSSLSLPEVDASISVNGDESRSASIKDTNILSKIDLSLPKLDASLNVGGGKSSSTSTTTTTTTSTKGSKSSLSLPEVDASISVNGDESRSASIKDTNILSKIDLSLPKLDASLNVGGGKSSSTSTTTTSTKGSKSSLSLPEVDASISVNGDESRSASIKDTNILSKIDLSLPKLDASLNVGGGKSKSTSTTTTTTTSTKGSKSSLSLPEVDASISVNGDESRSASIKDTNILSKIDLSLPKLDASLNVGGGKSKSTSTTTTTTTSTKGSKSSLSLPEVDASISVNGDESRSASIKDTNILSKIGLSLPKLDASLNVGGGKSSSTSTTTTTTTSTKGSKSSLSLPEVDASIAINGDESRSASIKNTNILSKIDLSLPKLDASLNVGGGKSSSTSTTTTTTTSRKGSKSSLSLPEVDASISVNGDESRSASIKGTNILSKIDLSLPKLDASLNVGGGKSSSTSTTTTTTTSTKGSKSSLSLPEVDASISVNGDESRSASIKDTNILSKIDLSLPKLDASLNVGGGKSSSTLTTTTTTTSTKGSKSSLSLPEVDNSISVNGDESRSASIKDTNILSKIDLSLPKLDASLNVGGGKSSSTLTTTTTTTSTKGSKSSLFLPEVDNSISVNGDESRSASIKDTNILSKIDLSLPKLDASLNVGGGKSSSTSTTTTTTTSTKGSKSSLSLPEVDASISVNGDESRSASIKDTNILSKIDLSLPKLDASLNVGGGKSKSTSTTTTTTTSTKGSKSSLSLPEVDASISVNGDESRSASIKDTNILSKIDLSLPKLDASLNVGGGKSSSTLTIPKTESKFSWSSSSKKISNPIRLTLPTINAGISVGGGDSSGSWSKLIKRSTNSTESNASDGPSLSGSIVGAGGSQSAESWSQRSGFSGDSSSVQGSPDIRIRLARGQTENDAQSQNSNSWTRSATQDSESLANGAISANGLNLEGSESSGGVATTIPGGSVGVTGQYPYWWGNGRWVGVGARPSWRYGWRPYGSGWGGWDNQY; encoded by the exons ATGCGCTTATTCCTAGTCGCGGTTTTGGCCGCTTATTTGGCCTACGTAGCAGCCCAATCGCAATCTGATACGGTAACAGCAGTGGCCACCCCAGTTATTAAGCCACAGCCATGTTGTGAAAGTGTTCGGCAAACTCTAATTGAAATACGAAAAGATATACGCTTGTGGCTGCTGGACAGGCTTTTCGGAAAACTACTTCTTTTGCACGACGGAGAACTTCTCGGCAATACAAATTATGTGAATTGTGTCAATGGAAAAAAGCAGCTACCACTCTTAGATGGAAGCTCTAATACAGATCAGTCTGCATCTACTAACACTATAACCAAAATCATCGATGATGGACTTTCAAGCCAGACTACCTCCTCTTCGGCTCCTGTCGTAGAAGTAACTCAGGAATCCTCTTCGAATGGTGATGGAAACTCTACCCAGTCCTCGACAACGACGACAACTACAACGACGACATCTTCCGATGCTGGCCAATCTACCACCTCATCTGACCCGGTTGTGGAAGTCAGTCAAGGAACAAACGGCGTGAACAGCTCCACTCAGTCATCCACCACAACAAAGACATCTTCAGATGAGGGAAAAACTACCACCTCTTCGTCTCCTGTCGTAGAAGTAACTCAGGGATCCTCTTCGAATGGTGATGGGAACTCTACCCAGTCCTCGACAACGACGACAACTACAACGACGACATCTTCCGATGCTGGCCAATCCACCACCTCATCTGACCCCGTTGTGGAAGTCAGTCAAGGAACTAACGGCGATAACAGCTCCACTCAGTCTTCGTCATCCACCACAACAACGACATCTTCAGATAAGGGCCAAACTACCACCTTTTCGTCTCCTGTCGTAGAAGTAACTCAGGGATCCTCTTCGAATGGTGATGGGAACTCTACCCAGTCCTCGACAACGACGACAACTACAACGACGACATCTTCCGATGCTGGCCAATCCACCACCTCATCTGACCCCGTTGTGGAAGTCAGTCAAGGAACTAACGGCGATAACAGCTCCACTCAGTCTTCGTCATCCACCACAACAACGACATCTTCAGATAAGGGCCAAACTACCACCTCTTCGTCTCCTGTCGTAGAAGTAACTCAGGGATCCTCTTCGAATGGTGATGGGAACTCTACCCAGTCCTCGACAACGACGACAACTACAACGACGACATCTTCCGATGCTGGCCAATCCACCACCTCATCTGACCCCGTTGTGGAAGTCAGTCAAGGAACTAACGGCGATAACAGCTCCACTCAGTCTTCGTCATCCACCACAACAACGACATCTTCAGATAAGGGCCAAACTACCACCTCTTCGTCTCCTGTCGTAGAAGTAACTCAGGGATCCTCTTCGAATGGTGATGGGAACTCTACCCAGTCCTCGACAACGACGACAACTACAACGACGACATCTTCCGATGCTGGCCAATCCACCACCTCATCTGACCCGGTTGTGGAAGTCAGTCAAGGAACAAACGGCGTGAACAGCTCCACTCAGTCATCCACCACAACAACGACATCTTCAGATAAGGGCCAAACTACCACCTCTTCGTCTCCTGTCGTAGAAGTAACTAAGGGATCCTCTTCGAATGGTGATGGAAACTCTACCCAGTCCTCGACAACAACTACCACTACAACGACGACATCTTCCGATGCTGGCCAATCTACCACCTCATCTGACCCCGTTGTGGAAGTCAGTCAAGGAACTAACGGCGATAACAGCTCCACTCAGTCTTCGTCATCCACCACAACAACGACATCTTCAGATAAGGGCCAAACTACCACCTCTTCGTCTCCTGTCGTAGAAGTAACTCAGGGATCCTCTTCGAATGGTGATGGAAACTCTACCCAGTCCTCGACAACGACGACAACTACAACGACGAAATCTTCCGATGCTGGCCAATCCACCACCTCATCTGACCCGGTTGTGGAAGTCAGTCAAGGAACAAACGGCGTGAACAGCCCCACTCAGTCTTCGTCATCCACCACAACAACGACATCTTCAGATAAGGGCCAAACTACCACCTCTTCGTCTCCTGTCGTAGAAGTAACTCAGGGATCCTCTTCGAATGGTGATGGAAACTCTACCCAGTCCTCGACAACGACGACAACTACAACGACGACATCTTCCGATGCTGGCCAATCCACCACCTCATCTGACCCCGTTGTGGAAGTCAGTCAAGGAACAAACGGCGATAACAGCTCCACTCAGTCATCCACCACAACAACGACATCTTCAGATGAGGGCCAAACTACCACCTCTTCGTCTCCTGTCGTAGAAGTAACTCAGGGATCCTCTTCGAATGGTGATGGAAACTCTACCCAGTCCTCGACAACAACTACCACTACAACGACGACATCTTCCGATGCTGGCCAATCCACCACCTCATCTGACCCCGTTGTGGAAGTCAGTCAAGGAACAAACGGCGATAACAGCTCCACTCAGTCATCCACCACAACAACGACATCTTCAGATGAGGGCCAAACTACCACCTCTTCGTCTCCTGTCGTAGAAGTAACTCAGGGATCCTCTTCGAATGGTGATGGAAACTCTACCCAGTCCTGGACAACGACGACAACTACAACGACGACATCTTCCGATGCTGGCCAATCCACCACCTCATCTGACCCCGTTGTGGAAGTCAGTCAAGAAACAAACGGCGATAACAGCTCCACTCAGTCATCCACCACAACAACGACATCTTCAGATGAGGGCCAAACTACCACCTCTTCGTCTCCTGTCGTAGAAGTAACTAAGGGATCCTCTTCGAATGGTGATGGAAACTCTACCCAGTCCTCGACAACAACTACCACTACAACGACGACATCTTCCGATGCTGGCCAATCTACCACCTCATCTGACCCCGTTGTGGAAGTCAGTCAAG GAACTAACGGCGATAACAGCTCCACTCAGTCTTCGTCATCCACCACAACAACGACATCTTCAGATAAGGGCCAAACTACCACCTCTTCGTCTCCTGTCGTAGAAGTAACTCAGGGATCCTCTTCGAATGGTGATGGAAACTCTACCCAGTCCTCGACAACGACGACAACTACAACGACGACATCTTCCGATGCTGGCCAATCCACCACCTCATCTGACCCGGTTGTGGAAGTCAGTCAAGGAACAAACGGCGTGAACAGCTCCACTCAGTCATCCTCCACAACAACGACATCTTCAGATGAGGGCCAAACTACCACCTCTTCGTCTCCTGTCGTAGAAGTAACTAAGGGATCCTCTTCGAATGGTGATGGAAACTCTACCCAGTCCTCGACAACAACTACCACTACAACGACGACATCTTCCGATGCTGGCCAATCTACCACCTCATCTGACCCCGTTGTGGAAGTCAGTCAAGGAACTAACGGCGATAACAGCTCCACTCAGTCATCCACCACAACAACGACATCTTCAGATGAGGGCCAAACGACCTCCTCTTCGGCTCCTGTCGTAGAAGTAACTCAGGGATCCTCTTCGAATGGTGATGGAAACTCTACCCAGTCCTCGACAACAACTACCACTACAACGACGACATCTTCCGATGCTGGCCAATCCACCACCTCATCTGACCCCGTTGTGGAAGTCAGTCAAGGAACAAACGGCGATAACAGCTTCAATCAGTCTTCATCATCCACTACAACAACGAAGGAAATATCTTTAAAGGATAATGGAAGCCCTAAGTGGaataaaacgacaaaaacgtACTCTTCAAAAACTATCAGAATTCCGAAGTCGGGAAGAAAGTTAAATTCTAGTTCTAGCGAAACTTCAACAACCGTAACGTCAAGTTCTTCCTCAAAGCCACAGACCAAATATTCGTGGTCAAGCTCTTCAAGGAAATCGTATAATGGTGGCAAGTCTAAGAAATATTGGACCAAGCGGTGGACTAAAAAATCACGCAAAATTAACAATGGAAGCTTCACTATTGTTGCAGAGGAATCATCTGACTCACTTACAGATGATGGAGTTGCTGTCACTCAAGGAAATGATTTAAGGAATGAGGGAAATTCGGGTCAGTCTACAGTTATCTCATCTCTGCCTGTTGTAGATACTAGTGCAGATAATCAGAACAGCGAATCAAGCTTAACATCAAGtgaaaatacaacaaaatattCGTCAAAATCCTCCAAGGTTCCCAAGTCTAATGGTGGTCAGTCGAGTATAAGCACTAGCAAAACTACAAAAACCGTAACGACAAGCACTTCCTCAACACCCAAGGTTAGGAGCTCATCAAAGAAAACTTCCAATAGTGGAAAATCGGTCAAGACTTCTTCGACTACTATGACAACAACATCTTCAGATCAGGGCCAATCCAGCTCAGGATTATCCCCTGTTGTAAAGATCACACAGGGAATCCCACAAAACGATATTGAAAGCTTAAATCAGGTCACCACAACGACAACATCATCTGAGAACCAAGTCGGCGTACCTTCTTCCCCTGTTCTTAAAGTAACGAAGAAAACCTATGTAAGCAAAGATGGAAAGACCACCCGGTCATCaaccaccacaacaacaactaccacGACCAAAGGAAGTAATCAGTCAGGTACCTTAACTCTTCCGGCGGTCGATGCCATCATAGTGGCTAAGGGGCTAAAATCGTCAACAAAAACTACAACAACATCCACCAAAGGAACTAAGTTGTCGGATATCTTGACTCTGCCAGAAGTTGATGCCAGCATAGCCATTAACGGCGATGAGTCCCGCTCAACATCTATTAAAGATACAAACATCTTGTCAAAGATAGACTTGAGTCTGCCTAAACTGGATGCCAGCCTAAATGTTGGTGGTGGAAAGTCAAGCTCTACATCGACAACGACAACTACGACAACATCCACAAAG GGAAGTAAATCATCCTTGTCTCTCCCGGAAGTTGATGCCAGCATAAGCGTTAACGGCGATGAGTCCCGCTCAGCATCTATTAAAGATACAAACATCTTGTCAAAGATAGACTTGAGTCTGCCTAAACTGGATGCCAGCCTAAATGTTGGTGGTGGAAAGTCAAGCTCTACATCGACAACGACAACTACGACAACATCCACAAAGGGAAGTAAATCATCCTTGTCTCTCCCGGAAGTTGATGCCAGCATAAGCGTTAACGGCGATGAGTCCCGCTCAGCATCTATTAAAGATACAAACATCTTGTCAAAGATAGACTTGAGTCTGCCTAAACTGGATGCCAGCCTAAATGTTGGTGGTGGAAAGTCAAGCTCTACATCGACAACGACAACATCCACAAAGGGAAGTAAATCATCCTTGTCTCTCCCGGAAGTTGATGCCAGCATAAGCGTTAACGGCGATGAGTCCCGCTCAGCATCTATTAAAGATACAAACATCTTGTCAAAGATAGACTTGAGTCTGCCTAAACTGGATGCCAGCCTAAATGTTGGTGGTGGAAAGTCAAAGTCAACATCGACAACGACAACTACGACAACATCCACAAAGGGAAGTAAATCATCCTTGTCTCTCCCGGAAGTTGATGCCAGCATAAGCGTTAACGGCGATGAGTCCCGCTCAGCATCTATTAAAGATACAAACATCTTGTCAAAGATAGACTTGAGTCTGCCTAAACTGGATGCCAGCCTAAATGTTGGTGGTGGAAAGTCAAAGTCAACATCGACAACGACAACTACGACAACATCCACAAAGGGAAGTAAATCATCCTTGTCTCTCCCGGAAGTTGATGCCAGCATAAGCGTTAACGGCGATGAGTCCCGCTCAGCATCTATTAAAGATACAAACATCTTGTCAAAGATAGGCTTGAGTCTGCCTAAACTGGATGCCAGCCTAAATGTTGGTGGTGGAAAGTCAAGCTCTACATCGACAACGACAACTACGACAACATCCACAAAGGGAAGTAAATCATCCTTGTCTCTTCCGGAAGTTGATGCCAGCATAGCCATTAACGGCGATGAGTCCCGCTCAGCAtctattaaaaatacaaacattTTGTCAAAGATAGACTTGAGTCTGCCTAAACTGGATGCCAGCCTAAATGTTGGTGGTGGAAAGTCAAGCTCTACATCGACAACGACAACTACGACAACATCCAGAAAGGGAAGTAAATCATCCTTGTCTCTCCCGGAAGTTGATGCCAGCATAAGCGTTAACGGCGATGAGTCCCGCTCAGCATCTATTAAAGGTACAAACATCTTGTCAAAGATAGACTTGAGTCTGCCTAAACTGGATGCCAGCCTAAATGTTGGTGGTGGAAAGTCAAGCTCTACATCGACAACGACAACTACGACAACATCCACAAAGGGAAGTAAATCATCCTTGTCTCTCCCGGAAGTTGATGCCAGCATAAGCGTTAACGGCGATGAGTCCCGCTCAGCATCTATTAAAGATACAAACATCTTGTCAAAGATAGACTTGAGTCTGCCTAAGCTGGATGCCAGCCTAAATGTTGGTGGTGGAAAGTCAAGCTCAACATTGACAACGACAACTACGACAACATCCACAAAGGGAAGTAAATCATCCTTGTCTCTCCCGGAAGTTGATAACAGCATAAGCGTTAACGGCGATGAGTCCCGCTCAGCATCTATTAAAGATACAAACATCTTGTCAAAGATAGACTTGAGTCTGCCTAAACTGGATGCCAGCCTAAATGTTGGTGGTGGAAAGTCAAGCTCAACATTGACAACGACAACTACGACAACATCCACAAAGGGAAGTAAATCATCCTTGTTTCTCCCGGAAGTTGATAACAGCATAAGCGTTAACGGCGATGAGTCCCGCTCAGCATCTATTAAAGATACAAACATCTTGTCAAAGATAGACTTGAGTCTGCCTAAACTGGATGCCAGCTTAAATGTTGGTGGTGGAAAGTCAAGCTCTACATCGACAACGACAACTACGACAACATCCACAAAGGGAAGTAAATCATCCTTGTCTCTCCCGGAAGTTGATGCCAGCATAAGCGTTAACGGCGATGAGTCCCGCTCAGCATCTATTAAAGATACAAACATCTTGTCAAAGATAGACTTGAGTCTGCCTAAACTGGATGCCAGCCTAAATGTTGGTGGTGGAAAGTCAAAGTCAACATCGACAACGACAACTACGACAACATCCACAAAGGGAAGTAAATCATCCTTGTCTCTTCCGGAAGTTGATGCCAGCATTAGCGTTAACGGCGATGAGTCCCGCTCAGCATCTATTAAAGATACAAACATCTTGTCAAAGATAGACTTGAGTCTGCCTAAACTGGATGCCAGCCTAAATGTTGGTGGTGGAAAGTCAAGCTCAACATTGACAATCCCAAAAACAGAGTCCAAATTCTCCTGGTCTAGTTCGTCGAAGAAAATATCCAATCCCATTCGCTTAACCCTACCTACCATTAACGCAGGTATTTCTGTTGGCGGAGGAGATTCGTCGGGTTCCTGGTCCAAGCTAATCAAGAGGAGCACCAACAGCACCGAGTCGAATGCCAGCGATGGTCCATCTCTTTCCGGTTCTATTGTAGGTGCAGGTGGATCTCAATCTGCTGAATCCTGGTCTCAACGTTCAGGATTTTCGGGTGACAGTTCCAGTGTCCAGGGATCTCCGGACATTCGTATTCGATTGGCCAGAGGACAGACAGAAAACGATGCTCAGTCCCAAAACTCAAATTCTTGGACCCGAAGCGCTACACAAGACAGCGAAAGCTTGGCTAATGGAGCAATATCCGCCAATGGTCTCAATTTGGAGGGTTCAGAGAGTTCCGGCGGTGTGGCAACTACGATCCCAGGTGGCTCTGTCGGTGTAACCGGACAATATCCATACTGGTGGGGCAACGGCCGTTGGGTGGGTGTTGGAGCCAGGCCCAGTTGGCGATATGGATGGCGTCCTTATGGAAGCGGTTGGGGCGGATGGGACAATCAATATTAG